Genomic DNA from Shouchella patagoniensis:
TCACTTTGGAATTCCAGGATTGCTGGGCATGAGGTTTGATCCGTTATATACGGGGATATTTGTGATTGCGATAAATTCAGGTGCCTATATTGCTGAAATTGTTAGAGGCGGGGTACAATCAATTGATAAAGGACAAATGGAAGCGGGGCGCTCGCTCGGTTTAACTGGGAATCAAACCATGAGACATATTATTTGGCCACAAGCAGTGAAAGTAATGATTCCACCGTTTGGAAATCAGTTTATTATTAGTCTCAAAGATACATCCCTTCTATCTTCTATTGCAGTAGCAGAATTGATGTATCAAAGCAGAATGTATACCGGAAACACATTCTCTTATTTTGATACTTACCTACTTGTTTGTTTATTTTATTTAGCAATTACAATACCTGCTACGATTCTATTACGTTATACAGAACGGAGACTTGAACGCGCATGATAACAGTACATGATTTACATAAACGGTTTGGAGAGAATGAAGTTCTTAAAGGTATTTCAACAGAGATTAAAGAAAAAGAAGTGGTTTGTGTGATTGGACCATCCGGTTCAGGTAAAAGTACATTCCTTAGATGTTTAAATAGGCTTGAAGATATTACATCTGGTGAAGTGATTGTTGATGGAACAAATATTGCAGATTCTAAGATAAATATTAACCAGATTCGTGAAGATGTCGGAATGGTATTTCAACACTTTAATTTATTTCCTCACAAAACAGT
This window encodes:
- a CDS encoding amino acid ABC transporter permease, producing the protein MDFDFGAFPYLVEGLKLTLIITLIGVFLGSIIGSILGLMKLSRIKLIKAVSVVFVEVVRGTPLLAQIFFIHFGIPGLLGMRFDPLYTGIFVIAINSGAYIAEIVRGGVQSIDKGQMEAGRSLGLTGNQTMRHIIWPQAVKVMIPPFGNQFIISLKDTSLLSSIAVAELMYQSRMYTGNTFSYFDTYLLVCLFYLAITIPATILLRYTERRLERA